A region of Streptomyces sp. TG1A-60 DNA encodes the following proteins:
- a CDS encoding ABC transporter ATP-binding protein: protein MEAEGVHHSYGGRRVLRGIDVSLPAGSVVGIVGENGAGKSTLLKILSGELRPDRGVVRHGGRFGYCPQQVVVNDVFTVRQHLEFFGAAYDVADLRRAEEVMEILGFAQYAGALVGTLSGGTRQKLNLTLAVMHDPQVLLLDEPYQGFDWETYLRFWDLVGDLRAAGRSVLVVSHLAYDTDRLDQVWRLRDGVLHGRQEDVR from the coding sequence ATGGAGGCAGAGGGAGTCCACCATTCCTACGGCGGTCGGCGGGTATTGCGCGGTATCGACGTCTCGCTGCCCGCTGGGTCGGTGGTGGGCATCGTCGGCGAGAACGGGGCGGGCAAGTCGACGCTGTTGAAAATCCTTTCGGGGGAGCTGCGACCGGACCGGGGAGTGGTCCGGCACGGTGGGCGGTTCGGATACTGCCCCCAGCAGGTGGTAGTCAACGACGTGTTCACGGTGCGCCAGCACCTGGAATTCTTCGGCGCGGCTTATGACGTTGCGGATCTGCGGCGGGCCGAGGAAGTCATGGAGATCCTGGGTTTCGCCCAGTACGCCGGCGCCCTGGTGGGGACGCTCAGTGGCGGCACGCGGCAGAAGCTGAATCTGACGCTCGCGGTGATGCACGACCCGCAGGTGCTGCTGCTGGACGAGCCGTACCAAGGCTTCGACTGGGAGACCTACCTGCGTTTTTGGGATCTGGTCGGAGACTTGCGCGCGGCTGGCCGATCGGTCCTCGTCGTCTCGCACTTGGCCTACGACACCGACCGGCTCGATCAGGTGTGGCGGTTGCGGGACGGTGTGCTGCACGGACGGCAGGAGGACGTACGGTGA
- a CDS encoding ABC transporter permease: protein MRLFRIATRYGLVEHARNRFAMLLVAVFLPVWVMMTGWAIAKEPVQFRLHGTGHVLTAGGDKITQITGALNGVTLIIGFMMFAATFSNGAFDQRLSMAGFPRVPLGLAKVACLVIMSVAVCSYATAVICCFWSPRQPVLLGAALFCTAMTYGALGVALGTLLRREVEGMFAVVMISVVDLGLQNPLASGGANSDMVRWLPSYGAMQAATAAGFSSTVSAVDFAVQLAWFTAVGLIGLLAFHRRTRSALTATVRIGRQTDADPVLLRKAENR from the coding sequence ATGCGGCTGTTCAGGATCGCCACTCGTTATGGCCTGGTGGAGCACGCCAGGAACCGGTTCGCCATGTTGCTCGTGGCGGTGTTTCTTCCGGTGTGGGTCATGATGACGGGCTGGGCCATCGCCAAGGAGCCGGTGCAGTTCCGGCTGCACGGCACCGGTCACGTGCTGACCGCCGGCGGTGACAAAATCACCCAGATCACCGGGGCACTGAACGGGGTCACGCTGATCATCGGATTCATGATGTTCGCGGCGACCTTCAGCAACGGGGCATTCGACCAGCGTCTGTCCATGGCCGGGTTCCCTCGGGTTCCGCTGGGGCTGGCGAAGGTCGCCTGCCTGGTCATCATGTCGGTGGCCGTCTGTTCCTACGCCACCGCGGTCATCTGCTGCTTCTGGTCGCCCAGGCAGCCCGTGCTGCTCGGCGCGGCGCTGTTCTGCACGGCGATGACCTACGGCGCGCTGGGCGTCGCCCTCGGCACGCTCCTGCGCCGTGAGGTGGAGGGCATGTTCGCCGTTGTGATGATCAGTGTCGTGGACCTGGGCTTGCAAAATCCCCTCGCCAGCGGCGGAGCGAACAGCGACATGGTGCGCTGGCTGCCCTCCTACGGTGCCATGCAGGCCGCGACAGCCGCGGGCTTCTCCTCCACCGTGTCCGCCGTGGACTTCGCCGTCCAGCTGGCCTGGTTCACCGCCGTCGGCCTCATCGGGCTGCTGGCCTTCCACCGGCGCACCAGGTCCGCTCTGACAGCCACCGTGCGGATCGGCCGACAGACGGATGCCGACCCGGTGCTGTTGAGGAAGGCAGAGAATCGGTGA
- a CDS encoding polyprenyl synthetase family protein gives MNPDQRQERNMSPSGIDPVVFPRLEADLDRVREALGPVRIQGRPELDALTQEGPGTSRGLVRPTLALLSYYVLTDPSRPADDRAVLAAAAVEMLHLGALYHDDVVDHAHERRGRPSANAVWGDHLAILAGDCVMLTGLNMLAQLGQREVIEGTMANERMCAGMVMEAADLYSASRSEPAYLDAIGGKTAQLFALACRLGAMEANGVGGRQDGWEEALAGFGWQFGHAYQLRDDILDLTSTVEELGKPVNTDLSEGVYTLPVIRAVSRDRELGRLLGKEMTQDEAARARNLVVASGAVQEAQAVADAHMTEAADQLSRLADHSHALDGLTAYARAVLDRPTASRPAAIPHQIRQAPQPQNSAHAKQVTRWLKGWLVETGIAATPAEADHHRLSGALSMIERILPRVADGAGNADGNDDDLFERRQASAALGMLFGVWDDLFEDPQLTDPQAVTALREGLVATLRQDPGAPWTHGAIPTAWAQLWPRLCKGRTVRWQEALLDNIEEWLHACEREARHRISGYIPSPADWLSLRRSTGGFEVGMACSEIVQDREMPPAVRSHRMVRRLEDLGFFVVFAENDMAGVDQDEADQVPYNLVRAIRHEMGCSRAEAIERVERQVAEKRAQFNAVFKYVPVLFRTLPGLSGQGDRYAAIYDMLKLFFDLRQDESERYQPKTTAAGPDLERLRREISWPAAPTPSTR, from the coding sequence GTGAACCCCGACCAGCGTCAGGAGCGCAATATGTCACCTTCTGGGATTGATCCTGTTGTCTTCCCACGTCTGGAGGCGGACTTGGACAGGGTCCGTGAGGCTCTGGGACCGGTGCGTATCCAGGGCAGGCCCGAACTCGACGCGCTGACGCAGGAAGGGCCCGGTACGTCCCGCGGCCTGGTCCGTCCCACCCTTGCTCTGCTCTCGTACTACGTTCTCACGGACCCTTCGAGGCCGGCCGACGACCGGGCAGTGCTCGCCGCCGCAGCCGTCGAGATGCTGCACCTGGGCGCGCTCTACCACGATGACGTCGTGGATCACGCTCACGAGCGCCGGGGCCGCCCCAGCGCCAACGCGGTATGGGGTGATCACCTCGCCATCCTCGCCGGGGACTGCGTGATGCTCACCGGCCTCAACATGCTGGCGCAGCTTGGTCAGCGCGAAGTCATTGAGGGGACGATGGCGAACGAACGGATGTGCGCCGGCATGGTGATGGAGGCGGCCGACCTGTATTCGGCCTCGCGCAGCGAGCCGGCCTACCTCGATGCGATCGGTGGAAAGACGGCGCAGCTGTTCGCCTTGGCCTGTCGGCTGGGGGCAATGGAGGCGAACGGGGTCGGCGGTCGGCAGGATGGCTGGGAGGAGGCGCTGGCCGGGTTCGGCTGGCAGTTCGGGCACGCCTATCAGTTACGCGATGACATTCTCGATCTGACGTCCACAGTCGAGGAGTTGGGCAAGCCCGTCAACACGGATCTGTCCGAGGGTGTCTATACCCTGCCTGTGATCCGTGCGGTTTCCCGCGACCGCGAGCTTGGCCGCCTTTTGGGCAAGGAGATGACACAGGATGAAGCCGCGCGTGCCCGGAACCTCGTTGTCGCCTCCGGGGCCGTGCAAGAGGCGCAGGCGGTGGCCGACGCACACATGACCGAGGCCGCTGATCAGCTTTCCCGCCTTGCCGATCACTCCCATGCACTCGATGGACTAACGGCCTATGCTCGGGCCGTACTCGACCGGCCCACTGCTTCCCGCCCCGCGGCCATTCCCCACCAGATCCGGCAGGCCCCTCAGCCCCAGAACAGCGCGCACGCTAAGCAGGTCACACGGTGGCTGAAGGGCTGGCTTGTGGAGACCGGCATCGCCGCCACCCCAGCCGAGGCTGACCATCACCGGCTGTCGGGCGCTCTGTCGATGATTGAGCGGATCCTTCCTCGGGTGGCGGATGGGGCCGGCAACGCCGATGGCAATGACGATGACCTCTTCGAAAGGAGGCAGGCCAGCGCGGCCTTGGGCATGCTGTTCGGCGTGTGGGACGACCTGTTCGAGGATCCGCAACTGACGGACCCGCAAGCTGTCACCGCACTGAGGGAAGGACTGGTGGCGACATTGCGCCAGGACCCGGGCGCACCGTGGACGCACGGCGCGATCCCGACGGCCTGGGCGCAGTTGTGGCCGCGCTTGTGTAAAGGCAGGACAGTGCGATGGCAGGAGGCATTGCTCGACAACATCGAGGAATGGCTCCATGCCTGCGAGCGTGAGGCGCGCCACCGCATCAGCGGTTACATCCCCTCACCGGCGGACTGGCTGTCGTTGCGGAGGTCGACCGGTGGATTCGAGGTCGGCATGGCGTGCTCAGAGATCGTGCAGGACCGGGAGATGCCGCCGGCGGTGCGCAGCCACCGCATGGTCCGACGTCTTGAGGATCTCGGCTTCTTCGTCGTCTTCGCTGAGAACGACATGGCGGGGGTGGACCAGGACGAGGCAGACCAGGTCCCCTACAACCTGGTCCGGGCGATCCGTCACGAAATGGGGTGTAGCCGCGCGGAAGCCATCGAGCGTGTGGAGCGCCAGGTGGCGGAGAAGCGTGCCCAGTTCAACGCGGTATTCAAGTACGTGCCCGTGCTCTTCCGCACGTTGCCCGGCCTCTCCGGCCAGGGTGACCGGTATGCGGCGATCTACGATATGTTGAAACTGTTCTTTGATTTGCGGCAGGACGAGTCCGAAAGGTACCAGCCGAAGACCACGGCCGCGGGACCGGACCTGGAGCGTCTGCGTCGTGAGATCAGCTGGCCTGCCGCCCCGACCCCGTCCACGCGCTAG